Proteins co-encoded in one Zygotorulaspora mrakii chromosome 5, complete sequence genomic window:
- a CDS encoding carbon-nitrogen hydrolase family protein: MTKYTVAALQVGSWPGTTQDILNKIFSYEEEIKESGAKLVVIPEATLGGYPKGSNFGVYLGYRLQSGKEEYARYFSQAIEVGSGDQYPEISQLSLLSKKTGASLSVGCIERDGSTLYCTMVFIDPVRGYVGKHRKLMPTAAERCIWGQGDGSTLTVVDSAVGKLGGAICWENMMPLLRYAMYAKGVQVWCAPTVDARPIWRNIMQNIAYEGRLFVVSAVQFMPNATKMKYGDVVDESSGTRKLPGWPSADENCINGGSVIVNPYGEIIAGPLLGKEGLLTAEIDTDLIVEARFDLDPVGHYARGDVFELTVNENPHGVKFTK; this comes from the coding sequence atgACTAAATACACGGTAGCGGCTCTTCAAGTTGGTTCTTGGCCCGGAACCACACAAGATATATTgaataaaatattttcgTATGAGGAGGAAATAAAGGAATCCGGCGCCAAATTGGTCGTAATTCCAGAGGCCACATTAGGAGGCTATCCCAAGGGATCCAATTTTGGTGTTTATCTTGGATACAGATTGCAGTCAGGTAAGGAAGAATACGCGCGTTATTTTTCACAGGCAATTGAGGTCGGATCAGGAGATCAGTATCCAGAAATTAGCCAACTGTCATTATTATCTAAGAAAACTGGTGCGTCTCTTTCAGTAGGATGCATAGAGCGTGATGGGAGTACGCTTTATTGTACCATGGTGTTTATAGATCCTGTGAGGGGGTATGTTGGAAAGCATCGTAAACTAATGCCGACTGCTGCAGAAAGATGTATCTGGGGACAAGGAGACGGTTCAACCCTCACTGTTGTCGATAGTGCAGTAGGAAAGCTCGGCGGTGCCATTTGCTGGGAAAACATGATGCCTTTATTAAGATATGCTATGTATGCAAAAGGTGTACAAGTATGGTGTGCGCCAACGGTAGACGCCAGACCTATTTGGCGAAATATTATGCAAAATATTGCGTACGAAGGTAGATTATTTGTCGTGAGCGCCGTACAATTTATGCCAAATGCAActaaaatgaaatatggtgatgttgttgatgaGTCCTCAGGGACCAGGAAATTGCCTGGATGGCCATCAGCTGATGAGAACTGTATTAATGGAGGTAGTGTTATTGTTAACCCCTATGGCGAGATCATTGCCGGGCCATTGTTGGGTAAGGAAGGTCTTTTAACAGCCGAAATAGATACGGACCTAATCGTAGAAGCACGGTTTGATCTAGATCCGGTAGGTCATTATGCAAGAGGCGATGTATTTGAACTAACGGTTAATGAAAACCCACATGGTGTGAAATTTACAAAATGA
- a CDS encoding sodium:solute symporter family protein translates to MVQVLDAGYGYGFVVGLGAAFALIMIFVTKVLTRYMGEVQDSEHFSTASRSVKSGLISSAVVSSWCWPGTLLSSCVYTYRYGVAGGYWYGISGISHSMLFTLIALQMKRKATGAHTIVEIVKARFGKAAHCVYLFYSCGTNTIIASMLLLGCSQAFAHIADIHIVACAFLFPISVAAYTMLGGLKSTFLSDWIHTVIIYLVIICSVLICYTSSDLIGSTDRMWDLLQEVSLTHPSAGHEGSYLTFSNRSLVMLAWSQIMSGWATVFADPSYGQKAIAAKPLSTISGYVIGSLCWFIIPWCFGLGTALAALALTNNPVSLTYPNTISTQEVNMGMPLLYGLYALMGKSGAAAGLLVLFMSCTSSLSAELVSFSSVMTYDVYRSYIKPDATGKQLVRVSHFFVITFALFVGGLTVMFNYIGITISWILTFIGIVLGAAPVGITLTLFWGRMSKYCFYYALPLGSLTGLGCWLGSAYHFYGTVDKDTLSFVNSTIIANFSTFGATVLYCVIVSFIFPDNNTIDGLQDKFLVGDDATLQEKKAMQLDEATKNQLERIFKWAAIGVFSIWVSFTFVLPFPMYGQKYIMSKPFFKGWVVVSIIWLFIAFLYITFYPLYESRSSLYHIYRKITGKEGKATIEYLEGSELEQTSSEENKVSPVVEETSEKSSEPALKA, encoded by the coding sequence ATGGTTCAAGTATTAGATGCAGGTTACGGTTATGGTTTTGTTGTGGGGCTTGGTGCGGCCTTCGCCCTTATAATGATATTTGTCACCAAAGTTCTAACAAGATATATGGGAGAAGTTCAGGATTCTGAACATTTCTCAACTGCCTCACGGTCTGTCAAGTCAGGTCTGATTTCTTCCGCAGTGGTGTCCTCATGGTGTTGGCCGGGCACCCTTCTTTCTTCGTGTGTTTATACTTACAGATATGGTGTTGCTGGTGGTTACTGGTACGGTATTAGTGGGATCAGTCATTCTATGCTTTTTACACTGATTgctcttcaaatgaaaagaaaggctACAGGCGCTCACACAATTGTGGAAATTGTGAAAGCGCGTTTTGGAAAAGCGGCTCATTGTGTTTACTTATTCTATTCTTGTGGTACAAACACTATTATTGCCAGCATGCTTTTGCTTGGTTGCTCCCAAGCATTTGCGCACATCGCAGATATCCATATTGTGGCATGCGCCTTCTTGTTTCCGATTAGTGTTGCCGCCTACACGATGCTTGGTGGACTTAAGAGTACCTTCTTAAGTGATTGGATCCACACAGTTATCATATATCTGGTTATTATTTGTTCTGTCCTCATATGCTACACTTCTTCTGATTTGATTGGATCAACAGACAGGATGTGGGATCTTCTGCAGGAAGTTTCCCTCACACACCCCTCTGCGGGCCACGAGGGCAGTTACCTGACTTTCTCTAACAGAAGTCTGGTGATGCTTGCTTGGAGTCAGATTATGAGTGGATGGGCCACTGTGTTCGCTGATCCATCATATGGTCAAAAGGCAATCGCTGCCAAACCGTTGTCGACCATTTCTGGTTATGTTATTGGGTCTCTCTGTTGGTTTATCATTCCATGGTGTTTCGGTCTTGGAACTGCTCTGGCTGCGTTAGCTCTCACTAACAATCCCGTTTCTTTGACCTACCCTAATACTATCTCAACCCAAGAAGTAAATATGGGAATGCCTCTCTTGTACGGTCTTTATGCTCTGATGGGCAAGTCTGGAGCCGCTGCTGGTCTTTTGGTTCTTTTTATGTCATGCACGTCTTCTCTGTCCGCAGAGCTTGTCTCCTTTTCATCAGTTATGACGTACGATGTCTACAGATCTTATATCAAGCCCGATGCCACCGGAAAACAGCTTGTCAGAGTCTCCCACTTTTTTGTGATTACGTTTGCCCTTTTTGTTGGTGGATTGACGGTAATGTTCAACTACATTGGGATCACAATTTCTTGGATTTTAACATTTATAGGTATCGTTTTGGGTGCTGCTCCTGTTGGAATTACACTCACACTTTTCTGGGGAAGAATGAGCAAATATTGCTTCTACTACGCGTTGCCTTTAGGATCACTAACTGGACTGGGCTGCTGGCTAGGCTCTGCTTATCACTTTTACGGCACAGTAGACAAAGACActctttcttttgtgaACTCGACCATTATTGCCAACTTCTCAACATTTGGAGCGACAGTTCTTTATTGTGTTATTGtcagtttcatttttcctGATAACAATACCATCGATGGTCTCCAAGATAAATTTTTAGTAGGTGATGATGCAACGCTCCAGGAGAAGAAAGCAATGCAGCTTGATGAAGCAACAAAGAATCAGCTTGAAAGAATCTTTAAATGGGCAGCTATTGGAGTTTTCTCAATTTGGGTGTCATTTACATTCGTGCTCCCCTTTCCAATGTATGGTCAGAAATACATTATGTCTaaaccatttttcaaaggcTGGGTGGTTGTCAGTATTATTTGGCTTTTCATCGCATTTCTGTATATTACCTTCTACCCACTCTACGAAAGTAGATCCTCTTTATATCACATCTATCGGAAGATCACAGGTAAGGAAGGGAAAGCTACCATTGAATATTTGGAGGGCAGTGAACTCGAACAAACTTCTagtgaagaaaacaaagtAAGTCCTGTAGTAGAAGAAACTTCAGAAAAGAGCTCAGAACCTGCTTTAAAAGCTTAA
- the PUL3 gene encoding Pul3p translates to MEASKKKLYLKYLVVVLMAVQFSFDSCVYLSSVVNYIKSTGVKNPDSFLFVMQAVSAAVQVFASFFIGNIVELVGSMRWTIISLYFLSFVGNFLYSCGGAISPGTLLGGRIICGTASASGAVIFSYITSVTTEKEVVFKLVAIYRTSAGICMALSQVVAILFGLLDFKIRGYQINSYNAPTFAASFFILAICSLLVIVLEDPGEKPKKGQNTNFFAVWKQFFSTKRSRLFSCLILLWCMFHSSFIMSEVMYFMPVFLTLHLDWQTKFQGVSFMIASILGVAGSYFAPKLIHTKLFTKSSKIIHSESESTHSNELEKQVILKTKEIEKDSLYVNQVKFSLFSLIVALIGQAFMIGASESLKHNSLPATNSGVFFVAGLSVTMIGYNFLASSIPALFSMHIDPSLKLQLMPSVGAISGIGKLVSPIVLAALYKTRLGLPIGVGFGMILVAISIPPLYWLRIKRF, encoded by the exons ATGGaagcatcaaaaaaaaagctgtaCCTCAAATATTTAGTAGTGGTTTTAATGGCTGTTCAATTTAGTTTTGATTCCTGTGTTTACCTCTCAAGTGTGGTGAACTACATTAAATCG ACTGGTGTAAAAAATCCTGAcagttttttatttgtaatGCAAGCTGTTTCTGCTGCTGTTCAAGTATTTGCTTCATTCTTTATTGGAAACATAGTTGAATTGGTTGGTTCCATGAGATGGACAATAATTTCTCTTTACTTTCTATCTTTTGTGGgcaattttttatattcatGTGGAGGAGCAATTTCACCAGGTACTCTATTAGGAGGTCGTATCATATGTGGTACAGCTTCTGCATCAGGGGCCGTAATATTTAGTTATATTACCTCAGTCACAACTGAGAAAGAAGTTGTCTTCAAATTGGTAGCAATATACAGAACGTCAGCTGGAATCTGCATGGCGCTGTCGCAGGTAGTTGCCATACTTTTCGGCCTCTTAGACTTCAAGATCCGGGGATATCAAATAAACTCATACAATGCGCCAACATTTGCAGCAAGTTTCTTTATTCTTGCAATATGCTCTTTGTTGGTCATAGTTCTAGAAGATCCCGGAGAGAAACCTAAAAAAGGACAAAACACAAACTTTTTTGCAGTCTGGAAACAGTTTTTCAGCACAAAGAGATCACGACTTTTTTCATGCTTAATCTTATTATGGTGTATGTTTCATTCATCCTTCATCATGAGCGAAGTGATGTATTTTATGCCGGTCTTCCTTACACTCCATCTTGATTGGCAAACAAAATTTCAGGGGGTATCTTTTATGATAGCCTCCATTTTAGGAGTTGCTGGTAGCTATTTTGCTCCAAAACTCATTCACACCAAGCTTTTTACGAAAAGCAGCAAGATTATCCATAGTGAATCTGAATCAACTCACAGCaatgaattggaaaagCAAGTCATACTGAAAACcaaagaaatagaaaagGATTCTTTATATGTTAATCAGGTCAAGTTCTCCCTTTTTTCGCTGATCGTGGCTTTGATTGGTCAAGCTTTCATGATTGGAGCAAGTGAATCTTTGAAGCACAATTCTCTACCTGCTACGAATTCTGGTGTCTTTTTTGTCGCGGGGCTATCGGTAACAATGATAGGATATAATTTTTTGGCTTCTAGTATTCCCgcattattttcaatgcaCATTGATCCTAGTTTAAAGCTACAATTGATGCCATCGGTTGGTGCTATCTCGGGCATTGGGAAACTCGTTTCTCCCATCGTATTAGCTGCTTTATACAAAACAAGACTTGGATTACCGATTGGAGTTGGTTTTGGTATGATTTTGGTGGCTATCTCTATACCTCCCCTATATTGGCTCAGAATAAAAAGATTCTAG
- a CDS encoding SDR family oxidoreductase, with amino-acid sequence MTKVVLVTGVSRGIGKSIVETIIKLDDEIIVYGIARSEPPLKELKRKYGGRFFYVVGDITDDSVLKQLVGTAVEGHGKIDSLIANAGVLEPVQNVNDIVASEWKQLFNINFFSIVSLVSIALPYLKKTHGNILFVSSDASDTYFNCWGAYGSSKAALNHFAMTIANEEKDVKALAVAPGIVDTQMQVEIRENFGPKSMSEQSLKLFTGLKEDNQLLDSSVPATVYAKLAVKGIPDAINGQYLSFDDKSLQDFAK; translated from the coding sequence ATGACGAAAGTGGTTTTAGTAACAGGAGTTTCCAGAGGCATTGGAAAGTCTATTGTGGAAACGATAATAAAGttggatgatgaaataattgTTTATGGTATTGCACGCTCTGAGCCTCCTTTAAAGGAATTGAAGCGAAAGTACGGAGGAAGGTTCTTCTATGTTGTTGGAGATATCACAGATGACAGTGTGCTAAAGCAGCTTGTTGGTACTGCGGTTGAAGGCCATGGCAAGATTGATTCCCTGATTGCCAATGCTGGCGTTCTAGAACCAGTCCAAAATGTTAATGATATTGTCGCCAGTGAATGGAAGCAGCTATTCAATATAAATTTCTTTAGCATTGTTTCCTTGGTATCGATTGCTTTGCCttacttgaaaaaaacacatGGTAACATCCTTTTTGTCAGTTCAGATGCGAGTGACACCTATTTTAATTGTTGGGGGGCGTATGGGTCATCCAAAGCTGCATTGAATCATTTTGCAATGACTATTGCaaatgaagagaaagatGTCAAGGCACTTGCCGTTGCACCAGGTATTGTTGATACGCAAATGCAAGTTGAAATAAGAGAGAACTTTGGGCCAAAATCAATGTCAGAGCAGTCACTCAAGCTCTTTACCGGACTAAAGGAAGATAATCAGCTTCTCGACAGCTCTGTTCCAGCAACGGTTTACGCTAAATTGGCCGTAAAGGGCATACCGGATGCAATTAATGGACAGTATTTGAGCTTCGATGACAAATCCTTACAAGATTTTGCTAAATAA
- the PRE5 gene encoding proteasome core particle subunit alpha 6 (similar to Saccharomyces cerevisiae PRE5 (YMR314W); ancestral locus Anc_5.1), producing MFRNNYDGDTVTFSPTGRLFQVEYALEAIKQGSVTVGLRSKKYAVLVALKRNADELSSYQKKIIRCDEHLGLSLAGLAPDARVLSNYLRQQCNYSRMVFNRDLSVEKAGHMLSDKAQKNTQSYGGRPYGVGLLIIGYDRSGPHLLEFQPSGNTLELYGSAIGARSQGAKTYLERTLEKYLEIEDPEELIKLGVEALRQSLKDETLSNSNLSIAIVGENLPFTQYDGDSVAPYL from the coding sequence ATGTTCAGGAACAACTATGATGGGGATACGGTTACGTTCTCACCTACTGGGAGACTGTTCCAAGTGGAATATGCTCTAGAAGCTATCAAACAGGGAAGTGTAACGGTTGGTCTGAGGTCCAAGAAGTATGCAGTGCTGGTAGCCCTGAAGAGAAATGCAGACGAACTCTCATCGTaccagaaaaaaattattaGATGCGACGAGCACCTGGGTTTATCGTTGGCGGGGCTTGCACCAGATGCCCGTGTTCTGAGCAATTACTTGAGGCAGCAGTGTAATTACTCTCGCATGGTATTTAATAGAGACTTGTCTGTCGAAAAGGCAGGGCACATGCTTTCTGATAAGGCCCAAAAGAATACACAGTCGTACGGAGGTAGACCATATGGTGTTGGTTTGCTGATTATTGGGTACGATCGTAGTGGGCCCCATCTGTTAGAATTCCAGCCTTCTGGTAACACGTTAGAACTATATGGATCGGCCATTGGTGCGCGCTCGCAAGGTGCCAAGACATATTTAGAAAGGACGCTGGAGAAGTACTTAGAGATCGAAGATCCGGAGGAGCTGATTAAGTTAGGCGTAGAAGCTTTAAGACAGTCTTTGAAGGATGAAACTCTGAGCAACAGCAATTTATCGATAGCGATAGTTGGTGAAAATCTTCCATTTACGCAATATGACGGTGACTCAGTGGCGCCATATCTATAA
- the PUL4 gene encoding Pul4p gives MEGIDEGKKELARNACTMCRKRKLKCDGKSPCNRCIKLNISECCSYVIDRRKDKRKIKGDSLMFVFKNRTLRGQGTLKSGSGENTFDRIEKNDKEVTQESCTHQDTINPGTQKNISDRARRTHKDETQGTIPCNELNLDRDGLLFVDDERRTNQMSIDSVFENFQFEGTDFETFLKLLGDKPHLQDQDKGEEHTLDCNQGCVLQDESFRYPSNGCKKKSALLNGRSKIKEKMGYVSQRYHLIDILFENQLHTPPGISKHYLIRLVDRHQDLEIEEGDSEEKFLLATVLCLGALTMKKRDILSDSSSNSKAGFSNAATIAHKYYNIAKNMVPSVILRPSIDVFCGLALMANFMSIMISLEGQLYLSLNALQVAIALGITKNESAQELIKSNITGSGLILLFWNVWCSFCMLTTSLGRESFLMLSQISTPLPCKMPLFVDIDELSLSFMQLRVQLADIQTRVFSELYVSATVNMLCLENLEGELEKISKEVEHLRSYPIFEESLFFRSRVLMLELSSFRAQTCFLLYRPRLISRYSLQAVTVANSIIHQIWGHYTQQNSHNKDDIIKHLDWNFCYPLRTASITLFISCLILLRFKKSTTFLQERNFFEYKLALEVLGHLVQLLPIQKNLLDLITNIENIKEDKSVLRPEHPYSFWTCLFI, from the coding sequence ATGGAAGGGATCGATGAAGGCAAAAAAGAGTTGGCTAGAAATGCGTGTACCATGTGCCGGAAACGAAAATTAAAATGTGACGGAAAGAGTCCTTGTAATAGGTGTATTAAGCTCAACATCAGCGAATGTTGCAGTTATGTGATCGATAGGagaaaagacaaaagaaagattaaAGGTGACTCCCTAATGTTTGTCTTTAAGAACCGTACTCTAAGGGGTCAGGGCACATTAAAATCAGGAAGTGGGGAAAATACATTTGATaggattgaaaaaaatgataaagaagTAACGCAGGAAAGCTGTACTCATCAGGATACAATTAACCCAGGAACTCAGAAAAACATTTCAGATAGGGCGAGAAGAACACATAAAGATGAAACGCAGGGAACCATTCCTTGTAACGAGTTGAATTTAGATAGGGATGGTTTGCTatttgttgatgatgagaGGAGGACCAACCAAATGTCTATTGATTCCGTTTTCGAAAACTTCCAATTTGAGGGAACTGATTTCGAAACCTTTCTTAAACTACTGGGTGATAAGCCCCACTTACAGGATCAGGATAAAGGAGAGGAGCACACTCTGGATTGCAATCAGGGATGTGTGCTTCAAGATGAGAGCTTTCGCTATCCCTCAAATGgctgcaagaaaaaaagtgCCCTTTTGAATGGTAGGTCTaaaataaaggaaaagatGGGGTATGTCTCTCAAAGATACCATTTAATCGATATTTTATTTGAGAATCAATTACATACACCACCCGGCATTTCAAAACACTACCTCATTAGATTAGTGGATCGCCATCaagatttggaaatagAAGAAGGTGACAGTGaagagaaatttttattaGCTACTGTTTTATGTCTTGGTGCACtaacgatgaagaaaagagataTACTTTCAGATAGTTCATCCAATTCAAAAGCTGGCTTTTCAAACGCAGCGACAATAGCACATAAATATTACAATATCGCAAAAAATATGGTCCCGAGTGTCATCTTGAGGCCGTCAATTGATGTATTTTGTGGATTAGCTTTAATGGCAAACTTTATGTCAATAATGATCTCTCTAGAGGGACAATTATATCTGAGTCTGAATGCTCTACAGGTTGCTATCGCTCTAGGCATAACCAAGAATGAGTCGGCTCAAGAATTAATAAAATCAAACATCACAGGCTCTGGCCTGATATTATTATTCTGGAACGTTTGGTGCTCATTTTGTATGTTGACGACATCTTTGGGAAGAGAgtcttttttgatgctaTCACAAATATCTACTCCTCTACCCTGCAAGATGCCATtatttgttgatattgatgagcTCTCTCTGTCTTTTATGCAGCTACGTGTACAATTGGCTGATATCCAGACAAGAGTCTTTTCTGAATTGTACGTTTCGGCGACAGTAAATATGCTTTGCCTTGAGAATTTAGAAGGAGAGTTAGAGAAGATATCAAAGGAGGTTGAGCACCTACGTAGCTATCCAATTTTCGAAGAGAGTTTGTTCTTCCGGAGTCGGGTACTTATGCTAGAATTGTCAAGCTTCAGAGCACAAACGTGTTTTTTACTATACCGGCCACGTCTAATATCAAGATATTCTTTGCAAGCCGTAACAGTCGCAAATTCAATTATACACCAAATATGGGGACATTACACGCAGCAAAATTCACATAATAAAGATGACATAATAAAACACTTGGACTGGAACTTTTGCTATCCTTTGAGAACGGCATCGATAACTTTGTTCATTTCATGCCTTATTCTTCTTCGGTTTAAAAAATCGACAACATTTCTTCAGGAGAGAAATTTCTTCGAGTACAAACTTGCTTTAGAGGTCTTGGGTCATTTAGTACAGCTACTCCcgattcaaaaaaatcttctcGATCTTATAACCAATATTGAGAACATAAAAGAAGATAAAAGTGTGTTAAGACCGGAGCACCCGTATTCTTTCTGGACTTGCCTATTcatatga
- a CDS encoding cation:proton antiporter, which produces MNGSGLNENVLLYNEPNITIILIVGSFLLLLNLVGYALDRFFYCGLVGQIFLGVAWGIPGAKWLSLSMQESVGELGYLGLILLVYEGGLSSDIRAIRSNLLMSSLSALTGVLATIGISFILMVLVDASPLQAFAAGAALSSTSLGTTFTLLKNSGLISSHSGVIIASAAVLDDVTGLIMAQVISKLGSDSTFNAVTVIRPVFVSIAFAVGVPTICCLLIKPTAKRLRACYALLPINIISNLQFSFVVHTTILIGFVVASSYAGTSNLFGAYIAGACIRWYDSDITTEELLSSNVVSADGIDLTQYTIPLNNNLNHILRSRVAETTQSNAVIEGMSCKLVALECPSPVLLKNQDNKFINEKKKRNFKHDGINDSKYLGADDGEYFQSTDDIVTGKGTWDTFYEKPVSLILKPFFFSSIGFSIPISQMFDGSTVWRGLVFSVMMVLAKLLCGIWLVRFCYIKNLSCFSNSNNQLQTFPRIKSLYPAILVGSAMVARGEIGFLVAAIAQSRGIFTPEQFLVVIWSIVLCTIIGPIAVGFLSRKA; this is translated from the coding sequence ATGAATGGCAGCGgtttgaatgaaaatgtgCTGCTGTATAATGAACCTAATATTACAATAATTTTGATTGTAGGTTCCTTCCTCCTATTGCTTAATTTAGTGGGATACGCACTTGatagatttttttattgtgGTTTAGTGGGACAAATATTCCTAGGAGTTGCATGGGGGATACCGGGCGCTAAATGGCTAAGCTTGTCTATGCAGGAATCTGTAGGTGAATTAGGTTATTTGGGGTTAATTTTACTTGTGTATGAGGGAGGCTTGTCATCAGATATTAGAGCCATTAGATCGAATCTGCTTATGTCTTCACTTTCTGCATTGACAGGAGTATTAGCAACAATCGGTATCTCCTTCATTTTGATGGTACTTGTAGATGCCAGTCCATTGCAAGCTTTTGCTGCCGGTGCAGCCCTGTCTTCTACAAGTTTGGGAACTACCTTTACTTTGCTAAAGAACAGTGGTCTCATCTCGAGTCACTCTGGCGTTATAATTGCCAGTGCTGCTGTTTTGGATGATGTTACCGGTCTTATCATGGCACAAGTGATTTCGAAATTAGGCAGTGACTCTACATTCAACGCTGTGACAGTAATCCGTCCAGTGTTTGTTTCAATCGCATTTGCTGTTGGTGTACCTACTATTTGTTGTTTATTGATAAAACCGACAGCTAAAAGATTAAGAGCTTGTTATGCCCTACTACCTATCAATATAATCAGtaatcttcaattttcatttgtggTACACACCACAATTCTTATAGGTTTTGTTGTAGCTTCAAGCTACGCCGGGACATCAAATTTGTTTGGTGCTTATATTGCAGGAGCTTGCATCCGCTGGTATGATAGTGATATTACTACAGAGGAATTGCTTTCGTCAAATGTAGTATCAGCCGATGGAATAGACTTGACTCAATATACCATTCCCTtaaataataatttgaatcatATTCTAAGATCCCGCGTTGCAGAAACTACACAATCGAATGCAGTAATCGAAGGAATGTCTTGTAAATTGGTAGCCCTGGAATGCCCAAGCCCAGTATTACTCAAGAACCAGGATAACAAGTTCattaatgaaaagaaaaaaaggaatttTAAACATGATGGCATTAATGATTCGAAATACTTGGGAGCGGATGATGGCgaatattttcaatcgACAGATGATATAGTTACAGGAAAAGGGACCTGGGACACTTTTTATGAAAAGCCTGTTTCACTGATTTTGaaaccatttttcttctcatcGATTGGGTTTTCCATTCCAATCTCCCAGATGTTTGACGGCTCTACCGTCTGGCGTGGATTGGTATTTTCAGTTATGATGGTTTTAGCCAAGTTGCTGTGTGGGATCTGGCTAGTTCGATTCTGTTACATAAAAAATCTATCATGCTTTTCAAACAGCAACAACCAACttcaaacttttccaaGAATAAAATCCCTATACCCAGCAATATTGGTCGGTTCTGCCATGGTTGCTCGTGGTGAAATTGGGTTTTTAGTCGCTGCTATAGCTCAAAGTCGAGGAATATTTACCCCAGAACAGTTTTTAGTTGTGATATGGTCCATTGTGCTCTGTACTATTATCGGACCCATTGCAGTAGGATTCTTAAGTCGAAAAGCGTAG